The proteins below come from a single Serinus canaria isolate serCan28SL12 chromosome 6, serCan2020, whole genome shotgun sequence genomic window:
- the PLA2G12B gene encoding group XIIB secretory phospholipase A2-like protein isoform X1: MGTERVPAGLCKLPAPGAELAPYLGAALCTPAAVTSRRLPGQRLKSRQSGAAASCPEQLIPAAAAPLPARGSGSALSMRLLLGAALLCLSLRLGHGSEEAAPDSPGQQDSQAGSSYSDWGIDTIRDGFEAVNSYFDSFLELLGGKNGVCQYRCRYGKAPMPRPHYKPQEPNGCSSHFLGLKVPESLDLGIPAMTKCCNQLDVCYDTCGANKYRCDAKFRWCLHSICSDLKRSLGFVSKVQACESMADTVFNAVWTLGCRPFMNSQRSACICSEEERDEL, from the exons ATGGGGACCGAGCGTGTCCCAGCGGGATTGTGCAAACTCCCAGCTCCGGGAGCTGAACTCGCTCCGTATCTCGGCGCTGCACTTTGCACCCCGGCTGCCGTGACCTCACGCCGGCTGCCCGGGCAGCGTTTAAAGTCCAGGCAGAGCGGTGCCGCTgcctcctgcccagagcagctcatccCCGCcgctgctgcccctctgcccgCCCGGGGCTCGGGTTCAGCCCTGAGCAtgcggctgctgctgggggcagcGCTCCTGTGCCTCAGCCTGCGCCTGGGGCACGGCTCCGAGGAGGCAGCGCCCGACAGCCCCGGCCAGCAGGACTCCCAGGCAGGGTCATCCTATTCCGACTGGGGCATCGACACCATCCGGGATGGCTTTGAAGCGGTGAACAGCTACTTCGACTCCTTCTTGGAACTGCTCGGGGGGAAAAACGGAGTCTGTCAGTACCGCTGCCGATATG ggaAGGCTCCCATGCCACGGCCTCACTACAAACCCCAAGAACCCAATGGCTGTAGCTCCCATTTTCTGGGGCTCAAGGTACCTGAAAGT ctaGACTTGGGCATCCCTGCCATGACCAAGTGCTGTAACCAGCTGGATGTTTGCTATGACACCTGTGGGGCCAACAAGTACCGCTGCGACGCCAAGTTCCGCTGGTGCCTCCACTCCATCTGCTCCGACCTCAAGCGCAGCCTGGGCTTCGTCTCCAAGGTGCAAG cctgtgAATCCATGGCAGACACGGTGTTCAATGCTGTCTGGACCCTGGGCTGCCGGCCCTTCATGAACAGCCAGAGGAGCGCCTGCATTTGCAGCGAGGAGGAGCGCGATGAGCTGTGA
- the PLA2G12B gene encoding group XIIB secretory phospholipase A2-like protein isoform X2, giving the protein MGTERVPAGLCKLPAPGAELAPYLGAALCTPAAVTSRRLPGQRLKSRQSGAAASCPEQLIPAAAAPLPARGSGSALSMRLLLGAALLCLSLRLGHGSEEAAPDSPGQQDSQAGSSYSDWGIDTIRDGFEAVNSYFDSFLELLGGKNGVCQYRCRYGKAPMPRPHYKPQEPNGCSSHFLGLKLDLGIPAMTKCCNQLDVCYDTCGANKYRCDAKFRWCLHSICSDLKRSLGFVSKVQACESMADTVFNAVWTLGCRPFMNSQRSACICSEEERDEL; this is encoded by the exons ATGGGGACCGAGCGTGTCCCAGCGGGATTGTGCAAACTCCCAGCTCCGGGAGCTGAACTCGCTCCGTATCTCGGCGCTGCACTTTGCACCCCGGCTGCCGTGACCTCACGCCGGCTGCCCGGGCAGCGTTTAAAGTCCAGGCAGAGCGGTGCCGCTgcctcctgcccagagcagctcatccCCGCcgctgctgcccctctgcccgCCCGGGGCTCGGGTTCAGCCCTGAGCAtgcggctgctgctgggggcagcGCTCCTGTGCCTCAGCCTGCGCCTGGGGCACGGCTCCGAGGAGGCAGCGCCCGACAGCCCCGGCCAGCAGGACTCCCAGGCAGGGTCATCCTATTCCGACTGGGGCATCGACACCATCCGGGATGGCTTTGAAGCGGTGAACAGCTACTTCGACTCCTTCTTGGAACTGCTCGGGGGGAAAAACGGAGTCTGTCAGTACCGCTGCCGATATG ggaAGGCTCCCATGCCACGGCCTCACTACAAACCCCAAGAACCCAATGGCTGTAGCTCCCATTTTCTGGGGCTCAAG ctaGACTTGGGCATCCCTGCCATGACCAAGTGCTGTAACCAGCTGGATGTTTGCTATGACACCTGTGGGGCCAACAAGTACCGCTGCGACGCCAAGTTCCGCTGGTGCCTCCACTCCATCTGCTCCGACCTCAAGCGCAGCCTGGGCTTCGTCTCCAAGGTGCAAG cctgtgAATCCATGGCAGACACGGTGTTCAATGCTGTCTGGACCCTGGGCTGCCGGCCCTTCATGAACAGCCAGAGGAGCGCCTGCATTTGCAGCGAGGAGGAGCGCGATGAGCTGTGA